One window of Desulfallas thermosapovorans DSM 6562 genomic DNA carries:
- the purF gene encoding amidophosphoribosyltransferase — protein sequence MVSFRPGLPSNMILPDKPREECGVFGIFAPGRDVARLTYYGLYALQHRGQESAGIAVANGKRLQLHKGMGLVPEVFSGDQLSYLKGDMAIGHVRYSTTGASHAINAQPLLFRYAGGMIALAHNGNLTNVTELRSQLMAGGAVFQSSTDSEVIVNIIARSDRGDLKDALAKCMIDIKGAYSLVILTVDKLIAMRDPNGFRPLCLGTLDNGFVVASESAALGTVGAGLLRDVQPGEIVIIGKNGLESYQVLQPRRRSHCIFEYIYFARPDSTIDGFNVNQMRRAMGRVLAKEYPVDADLVIPVPDSGTAAARGFAEVAGIPFEEGLMKNRYIGRTFIQPTQDMRDLAVRIKLSPVREVLAGKRVVMVDDSIVRGTTSSKIVAMLRDCGVREVHMCLSSPPITRSCYYGIDTSNEQELIAAQMSTEEICRSIGADSLHYLSLEGLLNIFGNSRDAFCTACFDGKYPVEVVKPQEAGKYSLE from the coding sequence ATGGTAAGTTTTCGGCCCGGATTGCCAAGTAATATGATTTTACCCGACAAACCCAGGGAAGAGTGCGGTGTTTTTGGAATTTTCGCTCCGGGGCGCGATGTGGCCAGGTTGACCTATTACGGTCTCTATGCCCTGCAGCACCGTGGTCAGGAAAGCGCAGGTATAGCTGTCGCCAACGGGAAAAGGTTACAGCTGCACAAGGGTATGGGGTTGGTGCCCGAGGTGTTTTCCGGCGATCAATTAAGTTATTTAAAAGGTGATATGGCCATCGGTCATGTACGGTATTCCACCACCGGTGCCAGCCATGCTATAAATGCCCAGCCACTGTTGTTTCGCTATGCCGGAGGCATGATCGCCCTGGCGCATAACGGCAATCTGACCAATGTAACGGAATTGCGTTCTCAGTTAATGGCCGGCGGTGCGGTTTTTCAATCCTCCACGGATAGTGAGGTAATTGTAAACATTATTGCCCGCTCGGACCGGGGTGATTTAAAGGACGCCCTGGCTAAATGTATGATTGACATTAAGGGCGCTTATTCGCTGGTAATACTCACTGTGGATAAGCTTATTGCCATGCGTGATCCCAACGGGTTCAGGCCCCTTTGTCTGGGTACCCTTGATAACGGTTTTGTGGTGGCTTCGGAATCCGCAGCCCTGGGCACAGTGGGTGCCGGTCTGCTCCGGGATGTGCAGCCGGGAGAAATCGTGATTATTGGCAAAAACGGGCTGGAATCTTACCAGGTACTGCAGCCGCGCCGGCGATCCCATTGTATTTTTGAGTACATTTATTTTGCCCGTCCCGACAGCACTATTGACGGCTTTAACGTCAACCAGATGCGCCGGGCCATGGGCCGTGTGCTGGCCAAGGAATACCCGGTGGATGCCGATCTGGTCATCCCCGTGCCCGACTCGGGGACTGCGGCGGCCCGGGGTTTTGCCGAAGTGGCCGGCATTCCCTTTGAAGAAGGGTTGATGAAAAATCGTTATATCGGACGTACTTTTATTCAGCCTACCCAGGACATGCGGGATCTGGCGGTGCGCATAAAACTCAGCCCTGTGCGGGAGGTACTGGCCGGCAAACGGGTGGTGATGGTGGATGATTCCATTGTGCGGGGTACCACCAGCAGTAAAATTGTGGCTATGCTGCGGGACTGCGGAGTGCGTGAGGTACATATGTGCCTCAGTTCACCTCCCATTACCCGGTCATGCTATTATGGTATTGACACCTCCAACGAGCAGGAATTGATTGCCGCCCAGATGTCTACCGAGGAAATTTGCCGTTCCATTGGTGCGGACAGTTTACATTATCTTTCCCTGGAGGGACTGCTGAACATATTCGGTAATTCCCGGGATGCCTTTTGTACCGCCTGTTTTGACGGCAAGTATCCGGTGGAGGTGGTTAAACCCCAGGAAGCCGGCAAATACAGCCTGGAATAA
- the purC gene encoding phosphoribosylaminoimidazolesuccinocarboxamide synthase, which yields MEKLEQLYEGKAKRVYRTDNPDYYWVEYKDDATAFNGLKKGTITNKGSLNNRISAYFFRMLAKNGIDSHFVEEKSDREMIVKALKIILVEVVVRNIAAGSLAKRLGLEEGTPLQSTVVEYYYKSDELGDPLINDDHIQAINLATPEQMARIREIALKVNEVLRSHLAGRDIELVDFKLEFGLHKDELLLGDEISPDTCRFWDKHTREKLDKDRFRRDLGNVEEAYQEVYRRLTR from the coding sequence ATGGAAAAACTGGAACAGCTTTACGAAGGTAAGGCGAAAAGAGTTTACCGAACGGACAACCCCGACTATTACTGGGTGGAGTACAAGGACGATGCCACCGCCTTTAACGGCCTGAAAAAGGGTACTATTACCAACAAGGGGTCACTGAATAACCGTATTTCGGCGTATTTTTTCCGTATGCTGGCCAAAAACGGCATTGATTCTCATTTTGTCGAGGAAAAATCCGACCGGGAAATGATCGTTAAAGCCCTTAAAATCATACTGGTGGAGGTGGTGGTACGCAATATCGCCGCCGGAAGTCTGGCCAAACGTTTGGGTTTGGAAGAAGGCACCCCTTTGCAAAGCACAGTGGTGGAGTATTACTATAAGAGTGATGAATTGGGCGACCCGCTGATTAATGACGACCATATTCAGGCCATCAACCTGGCCACCCCTGAACAGATGGCCAGGATCAGGGAAATTGCTTTAAAGGTTAATGAAGTGTTGCGTTCTCATTTGGCCGGGCGGGACATTGAGCTGGTTGATTTTAAATTGGAATTCGGGCTGCATAAAGATGAGCTGCTGCTGGGTGACGAAATATCTCCTGACACGTGCCGTTTCTGGGACAAACATACCCGGGAAAAGCTGGATAAGGATCGTTTTCGCCGGGATCTGGGCAACGTGGAGGAAGCCTATCAGGAAGTGTACCGGCGTTTAACCAGGTGA
- the purB gene encoding adenylosuccinate lyase, producing MIDRYTLPEMKAIWSQENKYRKWLEVEICACEALAEMGVVPAEALQEIKEKANFTVERIDEIEEVTNHDVIAFLTCVAEHVGDASKYIHLGMTSSDVLDTALALQIKEAGELILKRLHELRDVLLEKAKEHRYTIMIGRTHGIHAEPTTFGLKMLLWVAETERNIKRMENAIATISAGKISGAVGTYANIDPAVERHVCARLGLKPARVSTQVLQRDRHAEFLTTLAVIGSSLDKFATEIRNLQRTDILEAEEYFKKGQKGSSAMPHKRNPITVERISGQARLLRGNALVAMENVALWHERDISHSSVERVIIPDSTITLDYMLYKFSNIMKNLLVYPENMKKNIEKTHGLIFSQRVLLALVENHGLTREKAYELVQRNAMQCWRTGEDFRKLLLGDAEVAAILSVEEINEIFDYNYHLKHVDEIYKRFGL from the coding sequence TTGATTGATCGCTATACATTACCGGAAATGAAGGCCATCTGGTCCCAGGAAAACAAGTACCGCAAGTGGCTCGAGGTGGAGATTTGCGCCTGTGAAGCACTGGCCGAAATGGGTGTAGTGCCCGCCGAAGCTTTGCAGGAAATTAAAGAAAAAGCCAATTTCACCGTGGAGCGCATTGATGAAATAGAAGAAGTTACCAATCATGATGTAATTGCTTTTCTTACCTGTGTTGCAGAGCATGTTGGGGATGCCTCCAAATACATTCACCTGGGCATGACCTCTTCGGACGTGCTGGATACCGCCCTTGCCCTGCAGATTAAGGAAGCGGGGGAACTGATTCTCAAACGTCTCCATGAACTGCGTGACGTATTGTTGGAAAAGGCCAAAGAGCATCGCTATACCATTATGATCGGTCGTACCCACGGCATTCACGCCGAACCAACCACATTTGGTTTAAAAATGCTGCTATGGGTGGCGGAAACCGAGCGTAACATCAAACGTATGGAAAATGCCATCGCCACCATCAGTGCAGGCAAAATATCCGGTGCCGTGGGCACCTACGCCAACATTGACCCGGCGGTGGAACGGCACGTATGTGCCCGGCTCGGTTTGAAGCCGGCCCGGGTTTCCACCCAGGTGTTGCAGCGGGACAGGCATGCTGAATTTTTAACCACCCTGGCTGTGATTGGCAGTTCGCTGGACAAGTTTGCCACTGAAATCAGAAACCTCCAGCGTACCGATATTTTAGAAGCCGAAGAATATTTCAAAAAGGGCCAGAAGGGTTCATCGGCCATGCCCCACAAGCGCAACCCCATAACAGTGGAACGCATCAGCGGCCAGGCCAGGCTATTAAGGGGCAATGCCCTGGTGGCTATGGAAAACGTGGCCCTGTGGCATGAAAGGGACATTTCCCACTCTTCGGTGGAAAGGGTGATTATACCCGACAGCACCATCACCCTTGATTATATGCTATATAAGTTTAGCAATATTATGAAAAACCTGCTGGTTTACCCCGAAAATATGAAAAAGAATATAGAAAAAACACACGGGCTGATTTTTTCACAGCGGGTGCTGCTGGCCCTGGTGGAAAACCATGGTTTAACCCGGGAGAAGGCTTACGAGCTGGTGCAGCGCAACGCCATGCAATGCTGGCGGACGGGGGAGGATTTCCGCAAGCTGCTGCTGGGCGATGCGGAAGTGGCCGCAATTTTATCTGTGGAAGAAATCAACGAAATATTTGATTATAATTATCACCTGAAGCACGTGGACGAAATTTACAAGCGGTTTGGCCTGTAG
- the purE gene encoding 5-(carboxyamino)imidazole ribonucleotide mutase, with protein MDKPLVGIVMGSDSDLPVMRGAADILDELGVPWEIIISSAHRAPEKTADYARRAAGRGLVAIIAGAGGAAHLAGVIAGHTALPVIGVPIASGALNGVDALYATVQMPSGIPVATVAINGAKNAGILAAQIVGTGSPEVREKIIAYKEKMARQVGEKSARLQELGIDEYLKTKGGSKA; from the coding sequence ATGGATAAGCCATTGGTAGGTATAGTAATGGGCAGTGATTCCGATTTACCGGTAATGCGCGGAGCGGCGGATATACTGGACGAGCTTGGAGTTCCCTGGGAAATAATAATATCCTCTGCCCACAGGGCGCCGGAAAAAACAGCCGATTACGCCCGCCGGGCTGCCGGACGGGGTTTGGTGGCCATCATTGCAGGGGCAGGCGGCGCGGCTCACCTGGCGGGCGTCATTGCCGGCCACACGGCCTTGCCCGTCATTGGTGTGCCCATAGCTTCCGGTGCCTTAAACGGCGTGGATGCCCTGTACGCCACAGTGCAGATGCCCTCGGGTATACCGGTGGCTACAGTGGCCATAAACGGGGCCAAAAACGCGGGTATTCTGGCTGCTCAGATTGTTGGTACAGGCAGCCCCGAAGTACGGGAGAAAATAATTGCTTATAAAGAAAAAATGGCCCGGCAGGTGGGGGAAAAATCAGCCCGTTTGCAGGAATTGGGCATAGATGAGTATTTAAAAACAAAGGGAGGAAGCAAAGCTTGA